The following coding sequences lie in one Candidatus Diapherotrites archaeon genomic window:
- a CDS encoding S-layer protein, translating to MKSLNIKKLAAIAAGLALTGMAVAPIVTAAASDITKSDLVNTDGTPSVDIVVGKKAKASDIVWAGNIAAALAQKAYTDSTVSTTVSGGGTVPNVEGLTVDLTVGGTVTVSGGKTFYNIMYSGTSGTLQEPNFSNQLVTNANIPSLKYYGNKSYSWNAVSYSTTMQERLAFTADVLFEPSGSYKGLQSKIQSNGLRYNLNLGSGIPKCEGTGLPTCLAFADDSNDNIRIPFFGEDYLVKTVDYTNNYVQLLKAAAEKTYSPGDKIADLLGKDGGKYYVEVGTGRSVSGVTKIELTLYKEDGTKVASDRFSTGDVVFYDDSGNVVLATLLNISEIGTTTGTDGATVYFPVILTGSDRLLIYNAKGYPYDSTKTDDSYDWFAALTWGTGSDVNKLLDINVYNTSQNIYTGSKALSPGKEASFPNNWGSVKFLGLQLPEFSTNGVSKTERTTGITVGGGNVIYRDSTYEAEHTLPFYKRFTDLSNDSVTAGLTIDGKTIYSKINFNDVNIQGSSTADGSTGRFECIGDGNYVNGILVKMTFTTDQNTPATFWTTNDGPISDVNVGEIVRVADQVFKVSGKAPTAPEKCIYLTADGNVTFRKDSSTGSLIQYWYYADANLSNDNNAGNDRTANTDPAIGFEGLSSVTHYYRVMVDETSANSAGTLWLLLDGMRAYTGQYSKSWQLVGTDFVEGRAFGASDSNYAWRGVYVPHDTYMPAYLEGDVNYSSQEFLVANFRIDEDEDGVYDMNVFIATETGDLVQPTACNTNISSYTYEADWNGALSNKWMSACASLTYPSDIFTDFGTHAKEEASTSYKKYVAVVPENRPQAEILVAGTGTTEVTTGGESFTGKAKGDTVTTTSGTTVTIDDIKYSNATCTGEGGAALCTATPSTYKAMASIPTDFVKLDSDAGTGAHVIIGGWKVNTLAADIVGIQDKLAKKGDYIVEKDGDNVVVAGYTAADTMTAAQALITQIETFS from the coding sequence ATGAAAAGTCTAAACATAAAAAAGCTTGCTGCAATAGCTGCAGGGCTTGCCTTAACAGGAATGGCAGTAGCACCTATTGTAACAGCAGCAGCCTCTGATATCACGAAAAGCGACTTAGTAAACACAGACGGAACACCAAGTGTGGACATAGTAGTCGGAAAGAAAGCAAAAGCTTCTGATATCGTGTGGGCTGGCAATATTGCGGCAGCACTAGCACAAAAAGCATACACAGACTCAACAGTGAGCACTACAGTATCAGGCGGAGGAACAGTTCCAAATGTAGAAGGACTGACAGTAGACCTAACAGTAGGCGGAACAGTAACAGTATCAGGCGGAAAGACATTCTACAACATAATGTACTCAGGAACTAGTGGTACTTTACAAGAACCAAACTTTTCAAACCAGTTAGTAACAAATGCAAATATACCTTCGCTGAAATATTACGGAAACAAATCTTACAGTTGGAATGCAGTCTCCTACTCAACAACAATGCAGGAAAGACTTGCATTCACCGCAGATGTATTGTTTGAACCATCAGGAAGCTACAAAGGACTTCAATCAAAAATCCAGAGCAATGGCTTAAGATATAACCTAAACTTAGGTTCAGGAATACCTAAATGTGAAGGAACTGGTTTACCAACTTGTTTGGCCTTCGCTGACGACTCAAACGATAACATTAGAATTCCATTCTTTGGAGAGGATTACCTAGTAAAAACAGTAGACTACACAAACAATTACGTTCAATTACTTAAAGCGGCAGCAGAAAAGACCTACTCGCCAGGAGATAAAATAGCAGACCTGCTGGGAAAAGACGGAGGAAAATACTACGTTGAAGTAGGAACAGGAAGATCAGTTTCAGGAGTAACTAAGATTGAGCTAACGCTCTACAAAGAAGATGGAACAAAAGTGGCATCAGACAGGTTTTCCACAGGAGATGTAGTCTTCTATGATGATAGCGGAAATGTGGTTTTAGCTACATTATTAAACATAAGCGAAATAGGCACAACAACAGGAACAGATGGAGCAACAGTTTATTTCCCAGTAATCCTGACAGGCTCAGACAGACTTTTAATATATAACGCCAAGGGTTATCCATATGATTCAACAAAAACAGATGACAGCTACGATTGGTTTGCAGCATTAACCTGGGGAACAGGCTCAGATGTAAACAAACTATTGGATATCAACGTTTACAATACTTCACAAAATATTTATACTGGGTCAAAAGCACTTTCACCAGGAAAAGAAGCATCATTCCCAAACAATTGGGGTTCAGTTAAATTCTTAGGCCTACAGTTACCAGAATTTTCAACAAACGGCGTTTCAAAAACAGAAAGAACAACGGGAATTACAGTGGGCGGAGGAAATGTGATTTACAGGGATTCAACATACGAGGCAGAACACACACTTCCTTTCTATAAAAGATTTACAGACCTGTCCAATGATTCAGTAACAGCCGGTCTCACAATAGACGGAAAAACAATTTACTCAAAAATAAACTTTAATGATGTAAACATACAGGGTTCAAGTACAGCTGACGGTTCAACAGGAAGATTTGAGTGCATAGGTGACGGAAACTATGTTAACGGAATACTAGTAAAAATGACCTTTACCACAGACCAGAACACTCCAGCTACTTTTTGGACAACCAATGATGGTCCTATTTCAGATGTAAATGTTGGCGAAATAGTAAGGGTAGCTGACCAAGTATTCAAGGTAAGCGGTAAAGCCCCAACAGCGCCAGAGAAATGCATTTACCTGACAGCAGACGGAAATGTTACATTCAGAAAAGACTCAAGTACAGGATCCTTAATCCAATACTGGTATTATGCGGATGCAAACCTGTCAAATGATAACAACGCAGGAAATGACAGAACTGCAAATACAGATCCAGCAATTGGCTTTGAAGGCTTAAGCAGTGTAACACACTATTACAGGGTAATGGTTGACGAAACGTCTGCTAACAGTGCAGGGACATTATGGCTGCTGTTGGACGGAATGAGAGCTTACACAGGACAATACAGTAAGTCATGGCAGCTCGTTGGAACAGACTTTGTCGAAGGAAGAGCCTTTGGTGCATCAGACTCAAACTATGCATGGAGAGGGGTGTATGTACCACACGACACTTACATGCCGGCATACCTAGAAGGCGATGTAAACTACAGTTCTCAAGAATTCCTGGTAGCAAACTTTAGAATAGATGAAGATGAAGACGGAGTCTACGATATGAACGTCTTTATTGCCACAGAAACTGGAGATTTAGTACAGCCAACAGCCTGTAACACCAACATAAGCAGTTACACTTATGAGGCGGACTGGAATGGAGCTCTTTCAAATAAGTGGATGAGCGCTTGCGCCAGTTTGACTTATCCTTCAGACATCTTCACAGACTTTGGAACTCACGCAAAGGAAGAAGCTTCTACCTCATACAAAAAGTATGTGGCAGTAGTACCAGAGAACAGGCCTCAAGCAGAAATACTGGTTGCAGGAACAGGAACAACAGAGGTAACAACAGGCGGAGAGTCCTTCACAGGAAAAGCAAAGGGAGACACTGTAACAACCACTTCAGGAACAACAGTAACAATCGATGACATCAAGTATTCCAACGCTACCTGTACAGGAGAGGGAGGAGCAGCACTCTGTACTGCAACACCTTCAACCTATAAAGCAATGGCTTCAATTCCAACAGACTTTGTCAAATTGGACAGCGATGCAGGAACAGGCGCACATGTCATCATAGGTGGATGGAAAGTGAACACCCTTGCTGCAGACATTGTAGGAATACAAGACAAGCTGGCAAAGAAAGGCGATTACATTGTAGAGAAAGACGGAGACAATGTAGTTGTCGCAGGATACACTGCAGCAGACACAATGACAGCAGCACAAGCTTTGATCACGCAAATAGAGACTTTCTCCTGA
- a CDS encoding flippase-like domain-containing protein, giving the protein MEELIQKSIVSLILVLAVIGIIAFYTNAAKSLVKLGFNNLIFFTLACIFFLLGVLLWVISWAFLVRKFTPISYKNLFLVGFSSLYGALTPVQLGTDALRSISLKKHFQLSYFKSIAASMTAKGTKFLVIAIVFILVILMFLSRQVIDSVIFFSLISGFIVILLASTLFLLPLNKRISIKLSQFFKRLGRIIPLFEKIGKFFLDYSSYMKKFSLNAIIYVFLLGFLSWVFEFLALQFTFFAVLPEEKNLGLIPILVLFVLISVLERTPFLPRGIGVVEFIGFTYLNMVSRLVTSLQVSQIGAVLILYDVVRLIIPTILSLIIAFAFKVEAKESELHHSKKY; this is encoded by the coding sequence TTGGAGGAATTAATCCAGAAAAGCATTGTCTCCCTCATCCTTGTCCTTGCAGTAATTGGAATAATTGCCTTTTACACTAATGCAGCCAAGTCTTTAGTCAAACTCGGGTTCAATAACCTCATATTTTTTACACTGGCATGCATTTTCTTTCTTTTGGGAGTGCTCTTATGGGTTATTTCATGGGCTTTCCTTGTAAGAAAATTTACTCCAATTTCCTATAAAAATCTTTTCCTTGTGGGGTTTAGCTCTCTTTATGGAGCCCTGACGCCAGTGCAATTAGGCACTGACGCATTGCGTTCAATAAGCCTGAAAAAGCACTTTCAGCTTTCATATTTCAAGTCAATTGCCGCAAGCATGACAGCAAAAGGAACTAAATTTCTTGTAATTGCAATAGTGTTCATCTTGGTCATACTGATGTTTTTGTCCAGGCAGGTCATAGACTCGGTTATCTTCTTTAGTCTAATAAGCGGCTTCATTGTAATACTGCTGGCAAGCACTTTATTCCTTCTGCCGTTGAATAAAAGAATAAGCATAAAGCTATCGCAGTTTTTCAAAAGGCTTGGAAGGATAATTCCATTATTTGAAAAGATAGGGAAATTCTTTTTGGATTATTCCAGTTACATGAAAAAGTTTTCGTTAAACGCAATAATCTATGTTTTCCTTTTAGGCTTTTTATCATGGGTTTTTGAATTCCTTGCACTGCAATTCACCTTCTTTGCAGTCCTGCCTGAAGAAAAGAATTTAGGCCTTATTCCAATACTTGTGCTCTTCGTGTTAATTTCAGTTTTGGAGAGAACGCCTTTCCTTCCAAGGGGCATAGGGGTAGTGGAATTCATTGGCTTCACTTACCTTAACATGGTTTCAAGGCTTGTGACCTCACTCCAGGTGAGCCAGATAGGCGCAGTACTAATTCTTTACGATGTTGTAAGGCTGATTATTCCAACAATCTTAAGCTTAATAATTGCATTTGCATTCAAGGTGGAAGCCAAAGAATCAGAACTTCATCATTCCAAAAAATATTAG